actttttaagtctaaaaagacttagaatgtttcaagttaacagagaaaagtaaagtataatttCCAACAGCTCGGCTATACGAGAAAAATATTTATTACTTAGATAAATATTCATCTAAGTGGTAAAAGTATAATGTGCATAAGGAAAAAAGAACTTTTGTGCTAAAAAATGCTTAAGGTGTCGATCGGATGGTGTGTGCGTGCGTCTGAGTAGAGGGTGCTGAGGTTGTCGATGGCACGCGTCCGAGGAAATAGGCCCATTGGCCAAGAGGTTGTTCATGCACCCGAGGAGTCGCATCAAGCAGGCATCCGAGGGGCAGTCACGGGAGGTTCGATCGGAGGCATGCGTGTCCGACCAGCCAGTGTGCGTGTCCAAGGCAGGGGTGCATTCGAGCGTCCGAAGGCTGGTGTCCGATCGAGTGTGGGCTGTGTCTGAGCAGCCAAGGATTCGTCCAAGCGTCCGAAGGCTGGTGTCTGATCGGGGTGTGGCTATGTCCGACTAGCTGGGGCTGCGTCTGAGCGGGGTAGGCTGTGTCCGAACAGCTGGAGCCACGTCCGAGCGGGTGTGGCTGCATCTGAGCCACTGAAGGTTGGTGTCCGAGTGGCTCGAGGAGGACACCTAGGGGATACGTGTCCGAAGAGTTGGCCATCCGAGGAAATGTGCACCTGAAGGGTTGCGTGTCCCAGTAGCTGGGCATCCAAGGAGCAATGGAACctattttattgattttgaaTTATTCAAATAAGCTCAAAGAatggaatttgaagaaatcaaaaggaAAGTTTGATCGTGGGTTTATTACAAAAGTGAAAGTTACCGACTGGATGGAAGttttttggatgacctcaaaaacattttgctagaagaaaagtttatcatacaaataaatcgtataataaacttggggggcaaatgttatccccaaaaattggagttcgatgacgtggcaatcagaagtgacaagtggcaatacatggtccGTAGACGacacattaatggtcaataaatgtattggctctttggagttgtgataaagtgatatgACTGACCTGGTAGAGTATTTGTCTAAGGATTTTTGACTGACTAGTCAAGTGTCATACTAGACCGGAGATGTGCCAttttagaccagagaagtgtcatgacagACCAGTCAGgtccttgtccgaccagtcatatgattgtctgcccaggcatgaccttgttcgaccagtcatatgtttgtctgcccaagcatgaccttggccgaccagtcatgaccatgttcgaccagtcatgaccatgtccgacctgtcatgaccatgtctgcccagccaagtgcatgtctgcctagccaagtgcatgtctgcccagtgaaggtttggccgaccagcttgaatgtgatatggatcgactaaacagagcagggctacgtaaaaaatcccaaaaacggcttcaacaagaatcggtcatacttgcgcgggaatctcttagatatcccagaataatagccatattgctgtaatattagatttatttgtattttattaattaaagtgtgTTGAAAGGGCAAATGACCcggtaaaagggagatatttatgtacaatccttgagcctataaataaatggctcatgacaTCATTTGGCGGATCTGATCTTTTTGGGCTGAGAAAACTCGctcgttttgagattttggggactgttacttggggcattcttggggcattttctgagaggttagagagataaagtttgtattctctagagagaaactctatattttataacttgcacttaagaaactcagttggctcaagtccatctgatcttaagtgtaggttatatatcacaactccaagtggattaggctattaccaacaaattagggctaaaccactataaaaattacgtgtattatttactttcttttcaagacttactgtagttttgacgtctactcgtcgttggccaaaatcgtggtcaacacctATTATAACCATAATGTACATCATCatgcaaaaaaaattataatttatctaaGTGCCAAAAATAAAATACACTCCTAcagtaaaggaaaaaaaaaagtgagctcccactaattttttttttttataaatacattTACTCAAAAATTTCACcgaagaaaagaaataaagatcAAGTTCAGTACAACAACTTTCCAATAAATCAAAATTACAAATCATTATTCTAAAGGGAGAGCAAATTATAAAAAGACTACTACACCTACATAATACAATATAATTATGTTCTTTAAACAGACCCAAACTATCCAAGAAAGTTGATAATGAGATACACCAAGAATATACATTGCCAATTCTAACACAAGTGAACAATCCAAAATCGAAAAAAATGCAAATCCGTAACAAACTACAATAAGGATAACAAAACCAAATAAACCAAAATACAAAGCTAAAACAGAAATATGATCCCTAAGTTGTAACTAGGACGAAGCTGCTACATACATAAAGAGGGgaaaaataattaagtatttgtTGGGATTAATTAAGTATATAACTCTAAGTTACAAAATGGTATCTAACTCTACAGAAAAAGGAGTTCTACCGACAATATTTGTTGgatttaattaagtatttttgttgTAATATTCTGATTTTGAAATTAGcaaaaagatatatatttttaaatcattattcattttttaaaattaattaatgttttttaaatagttcatttatttatttgaaatgtgACTTAATAGAGTTGTCACGTGTATCCTAATTAACACCCAACAGGCACAATTGCAACAAAACACCAATGAAAAATATATTCGTCGTCAAGATTTTTAATTGGGAGCATATATGTGTAACAATGACAAAAGAACAAAGGATTTTTACCATTTATATccctaatttatataattttagaTCCAAATTGGTTTTCTTTTTTCTACCCTTGACGTTAGAAAGGAAAGTGACAGGGCTAACTTTCTAAGAATTAGGAAATGAGGATAGAGACCTAAATGCAAAATGTGAGTTAAAATAGAACAAATAAACCTAAGGGCACTAGCTAGGCCCCGTATTATATGCAAATTaagttaaattaaaaatatattaatataacttaAAATTATGaacaaaaaatgataataaaagtctcCTAACAAATTAAAATGATATTAGTCCCTGAATGATATATGCTGGTTAGGTCACTGTTTCcacacaatttattttatttgtcgTATGATTTAGCTTAGATGTCGTTAAGTTTTAAGTCACAATTTCATTCACTCTTTATTGTGATGACTAGACCTACTAGTTCATTAAATCATGACTTACCTGTTTTTTTCCAATCTTTACTCGTGGAGTTAATTAGTCATATTGACTTAAACTAGCTAATTTTGAGctttaaataaaaaatgattacTTGGTAATAGTGTTTCTACAATGCACACTCTAATCCAAAAAATTGAATAAATCGTTCAAACCGACTACCGAACATCGAAAAAACCAAAACTAAAGGAACCGAAAACTGCGGAAACTGCCTTGGTGAAAACCGATATTAAGTTAGTCAGTTTATAAGTTGGTCGCAAATCGACCGTATAAACCAAAATCAACTGAATATGCTTAGGTTCCAAATTTGTGGATGTAACATTGTAACTATGTGTTTAGGTTTTCAAATCTTAAAGTTAAAATCTttaaattaacaaattaaatgaatcattttcatattaaaaaaagGCTCAAAATTAGATTCTAATACTCTacatttttttaacttaaatttcataaaaaattattttaaaaaaaaatcaagtttggtTTTGGATGGGTTTAACTGACCAAACTACAGTCTAAATCGGTCggttttttttttggtgttgtAAGTAGGTCGGTCAATTTTTAGATCGCACCAATCCGAAAACCGAAATCTAGATTTTAGAATAGAAAAAAACCATCCAAACTGACCGATGCTCAACCCTAGTACCGATACAACATCTTCTATTTTTGATACAACCAAAAttttgaccctcgatttggccaatgacacggagtcaaataaacgataaagtataaaaggaaaacaagaagagaatcaaatggaaagcaaatgacacaaatgatttatagtgatTCGGCCTCGATGGATGGTAATGATCTactccacttagtgttcttattgatattgaatctcaatattgtgatcaatgaactaggttcacgagtttcacaagccttgggagattACAATCTCGATGAACAATCACACTATATGCTTCTCTCTGAGTACCaagattcaaaattcaaaagtcctttccttgagtcctttgattcttatttataggctcaatggggttacatgggccgatggaccttaattacaattaagatctgCGTATCAAGGGTAATAAAGGAACATAATAATTAAtgcaattattacaagattgtgtatccCAAAAGAAGTGAATGAAAGTACgcgaccagattggtcgcacCTAATCGCGAGATTTGACGAATCAATAATTAtgtggtcgatggtcgaacaggatcCATCCACCTGAAACCatcacgtgtcaaccacgtggaAGAAAATCCTGTCATGTCATCGggagtcatttttgggtaaacaattatattaatataaattcaaatattataaaatatcactattataataatataatacaatactcgttatttaataattatattaaaataaatttaaatgttttaaaatataaaatataattttttttttgagataaaaaatgttatattatatcAGAGAAGTTATAATACAACATTCATTAAAGTCTACAGCTGCATCCGTATTGAGTTTTAGTCGTCCTGCGGGAGGTAACAACCAGTGCAGTCTTATGGTACTTGAATTTATACATAAAGAGTGTACTTAAACTCAATTATAAGACTATTAGGCCTTAGAAAGTAAGGACCCAAATTGTGAATTAATGGATTAAAGACTAATTAATTAAGACTTCTGAGAAGAAGATAGAAAACTATGCTTAACAGATTAATTATTAGTGATGAAAGAAAAGATGTGAGGTCGATCATCATTACTAAACTGTAGTTTATACACTTACATTTTCTTCTCACGTTCGAAAGCCCGTTAACTTGTTCATGGTAATGGAGCCAAAGGGTTCAGAGAGGTAAGGCTGAATGCGAGCCGATAGCTCTTGTGCCACGAACCGCATGCTTGGCCGCTTGTCAGGGTTGGTTCTAGTGCATGACAAGGCTATAGTCACCATGAACACCACTGCCTTAGCCAATTCCCCATCTGGAGGAGGCAACCTCTGGTCTAAGACATCCTTGAGAAGCAATTCAGTACCATTTGACAATCCTCTTGTTGATGCTGATAGTGATTCCAGCATCTCCCCAGGGTGCCTTCCCATCATTAATTCTAATACCACAATTCCAAAACTATACACATCACTCTTATCTGTTACACGCATTGTCTGCGCCAGCTCTGATTTTCGTTGCAAAAATGATCAAATATTAGTGAAAAGGGTATTGTAAATGCTTGTGCTTGGTGTATAAAAAAAAAGTACTTTTATACGGATTTGTCAAACAAATTTACCTGGTGCCATGTAGCCATATGACCCCTGAACGTTAGTCCAATTAGAAGAGTCAGGGTTCAACATTCTGGCTGTGCCAAAATCCGACAGTTTAGGCTCAAAGTCCCACTCGAGAAGTGTATTGTTCAAGGTGACATCTCGGTGGACAATGGGCGGAGAACAGTCATGGTGTAGGTAAGCAAGCGCATGAGCCAGGCCTTGAACGATTTTCATCCTTGTTTCCCAGATAAGATCTTCACTGTCTAAGCCATACAAAACTTTTGCCAAGCTTCCTCTCTGTATGTATTCATACACCAAGTACATGCAGCCCCTCCTTGAACAAAATCCATATAGCTTTATGATGTTTCGGTGCCTGACTTCAGTCAAAGTCTTTATCTCGTTAAGGAAACTCTTCGGGACTTCGTTCGAGTCGGACACGTTCAAACGTTTGACAGCAACAGTACCCGAAGATAGAACAGCCTTATACACACTACCAAATCCTCCTTTTCCAATGAAGTATTTCTCGGAGAAGTCCTCAGTGGCATTAACAATTTCCCGGAAAGTGAACTTTAATTCTTTTTCGAACTTGTCATTGCTTCGGTTCTCATCGTCGAGGAGTCTGCCTTTCTGATGCAATAAGCAAATTATAACAGTCACACTGGCAAGTATTATCAAAGCACAGACGGGAACAAGAACCCCTATAAGAATCTTGTTGCTTGATTTGTTGTTTAACGTTGGGCTACACAGATTGAGGTTGAACCCTTCAGTGTCTCTGCATAAGCCAGGATTTCCCAAGAAGGCGTTCTCGTTTTCGAAAGGTTTCCCAATTGGGATTGGACCCGTCAAGTTGTTGTAGGAAAAATCGACCGAAACTAGACTAACCATGCTGGAAAACGACGATGGGATATTGCCGGagagtttattatgtgagacGTCAAGGATCTCCAGTGATGAAAGCTTGGCCAAGTTTGATGGGATTTCTCCAGTGAAAGAATTGCTGCTGAGATCCAACATGTACTTCAACGAGCCCAAGTTGCCAAGCTCTTGAGGTATTTCGCCAGAAAACTTGTTGTGACTTAGATTCAAGCTCGACAAAAATTTATAATCCTCGAGCCAAGTTGGAATGGTCCCAGAAACATTGTTCGCAGATACATCAAGAGTTTCCAGCTTAGTTAGATTGGACAGGCTTCGAGGGATGCTCCCTGTGAAATGGTTATTGCTGAGGGTGAGAAGGAACAACTTGTTGAGGTTTCCCAGTTGAGTTGGAATTTCCCCAATTAACTCGTTAGACTCTAAGCTCAAAACTTGCAAATTTTTTGCATTCCCGAGTTCAGGTGGGATCTTACCAGAGATTTTGTTTCGACTCATCTGTAAATTGGTGAGAGTCACACATTTCCCCCACGTACTTGAAATTTGACCAACAAATTGGTTGTCGCTTAGTCGAACGAAATCAAGAGCGGGGTGAACACCAAAAGCATCAGTAATATTTCCTGTGAAATTATTCTCGTCAAGCCTTACTCTCTTCAAATTGGTGCATTTTCTTAGGCACTCGGGCAATGGTCCCGTGAAGCTGTTGTTGTTTACAGTCAAATTCACTAGCTTGAACCCATTACACAAATATGGTGGCAACTTTCCGGAAAATGAGTTGTTTGAAAAGCTAATGTATGTCAACTTAGGACTGTTCTTCCCAAAGTCTCTGGGGATTGTTCCTGTGAAGTTATTGGTGAAAACAGAGAACCTCTCCAAGTTGCTGAGGCTGGAAATGTTAACCGGCAACTCTCCTGAGAGTCTGTTGGTGTTAACATCAAAAGTTGACAGTGATACTAGATTTCCAATCTCTGGTGGGATGGTTCCAACCAGATTATTGTGGAAAAGTTTCACAGAGACGAGGTTTTTGAGATTCCATAGAGAAGTTGGAATTGGACCATTAAGATGGTTCCAAGAAAGATCCAACTTTGCTAGTTTTTTCAAGTTTCCAATCTCTGGTGGAATGGTTCCGTTAAGATTGTTGTAGAAAAGTTGCACAGAAAAGAGATTTCTTAAGTTACACAGAGAAGTTGGAATTGGACCCGTGAGATGGTTTGAAGAAAGATCCAAGTCACTAAGTTCCTTCAAGTTTCCAATCTCTGTGGGAATTTGACCACTCAAGTAATTTCGGAACAGGTAAATCAAGGTGATGTTCTTCAATAGCCCAATTTCTTTTGGAATGTGCCCACTGAGGCTGTTGTGTTGCACTTGCAATGAGGTGAGAGCAGTCCAATTAGAGATCAAGGCTGAGGAGAGAGGGCCTGAAAGTTTGTTATTTGATAAGCCAATTTCTGTGATACTATTCAGATTGGATAATGACAAAGGCAATTCACCACGGAGACTATTTGCACTCAAAGCCAAGTAAACGAGCTTAGTACAAGAACCAAGCTCTGAAGGAATTGTTGAGTTTAATAAATTCTTGTGTAGATCAAGACGCAAGAGATTCTTGAGTTGGCCAATAGAAGAAGGAATTCTCCCACTGAAGGAATTTTCATACAATTCAAGAACCTCAAGATTATGTAGGAGACCGATTCCTTGAGGTATTTCACCACTGAGAAGGTTATTTGGCAAATGAAGGTGTGTGAGCTGAGAAAGCTTTGAAATGTTTGATGACAAAGGTCCCTTAAATTGATTATTAGTGAGATTGAAAGATTGGAGTTTGCCCAGATTGGAAAATATAAATTCTGGAATTGGGCCAGTCCAACTATTTCGGGACACGTCTAGGAAGGACAAGTTTCCACACTTTGTTATGAAATCTGGGAATGTTGAATTAAAGTTGTTCAAATTTAGATCAAGGTAGGTTAACAAAGGCATTCTTGGAAATTTAGACCACTCAGAATTCTCCAACTTGTTTACTCCAAGAGATAAGTACCATACCTTTGGTAGATTGGTGAGCTGGTAAGGGATTGGCCCCTCAAGAAAATTGTTGAACAGACTGAGATACTGAAGCTCTGTTAACCGGCTTATCTCCACTGGTATCTGTCCTTTAATATAATTGTCACTCAAGTCCAACACAGTGAGCTTGGTGAGATTACCAATGGCTGTTGGTATGGAACCAGAGAAACCGTTGTTGTTGAGGTTGAAGACAGTGATGTTAAGGAATGGAGAGAAGTTGAACTGGTCCAGTGTTCCATTCAGTTTCAAGTTTGAGAGGTCTATTTGTGAGATTTCTCTAGTGGAGCCATCGCAGACAACATTAGTCCAGTTGCAGAGATTGTTGATATTGTTGTTGGACCATGAATCCAGAGTTGATGGTTCCATGGCCAAGCTGTTCTtccatttgatcagagcctctgCTTGTGTTCTTGGCGAGGAAGCAATCTTCAatggaagtaaagaaaacacaaaaaTGTGAAGCAGAAGGAGAACAAGAAGAGAGAAACGAGTTCTTGGAACTATTTTCATGGTGATGGCTTCAGTTTGTAGAGCTTAATCCGAATAAAACTGGTTTCTTGACTTTCAGAATCAAATCATTCGCATTTcaatcttttttatttattattattttttatttttgtgtagTGATTGGTTTCTCTGTTCTTTGTCATTGCAGagggaagaaagaaaaaaaaattattccaaTTCTACAATTCCAAAACATATATTAAATTCAGAGTGAAACTGAAAAGGACACAAGCAGAAGCGAGGGTCCATTTTCATTTGAAGCTTTTAATAAGAGCAAAAGAAGAGGAAACAAAGAACAATTCAACTCCGACAGCAGTGCTATTAATTTCCAGGAAATTATTTTCGTTGACTTAGAAAGTGAATCTTGTATAACTTATTGGATCAAAATCAAATTATACATATAGGATATGATCATCTCCTTATGCATACGAGAAAATAAGATccatgatattttaaaaaaaaaaatttcatgaaaattaattattatgatcAATATAATATCATATCCTACTGGTACTCATACACTAGTGtaaattttttcaatactttttttttcatatgaaatttttatacttattttatgAAGTTAGTTATGAtacttaatttatgtttgtttgtaaactttaacataatatttttatatttaactgtatattgtaaacatgacttaaagttaaataaaattaaataaagatattttttagatattttataataataattatttaaaaataataaaaccatacattttttaacttaaataaaatttaattaaacttaatatattattaaacatataatatataatcttttgttgttattgtcaaattcaaaaactagaaaaaatataaacttaaacaaaacttaattaattaattaaaataaggtattgtaaagatattttatgataatttaaataattaaatcatatttatttaaaaataataaatgcatacatatcatttttttatcttataaatttgtataatagtttgttttttatcaagtgattggaactctttttcttcatcaaattcaacaaaagacattgtgagatatattagaaactaaaaatagttaatgCATATATACTATTGTTtacactatgattttttctattcttattttatttatattattaattcatttttaaatattattttgttatatatatatgtcatgtagctatTTAAATAGATatatatgtcaacgttgtgtttagatgtcatatatctagagattattgatataaatatttatatatatattatagaactataattcattctttatatatattaaaaaaaatagtaaaccaatttttattaaaattatagacaatgtttacaattttaaaactaagcaaacgtgcattgcgcACGTTACTTATACctagtgtgtgtatatatatatactagatacaaataacgtgcaatatgtacgtttgcttagttttatttataaaatttattaattacttttattaaatttatattaatgtcatataaatttcaaataaatatcctattttaattaaataatttatttatttttgtttaagattatgtttgttctagtttttgaatttaggagtgacaacaagagattatatattatatgtttaatgtaatattaaatattatacttggattttaaatttaagtttcttgctagttttttttttaaaaaaaagtaatttgttactACTTGGCagcatattatattatatgtttaatatggtagtattctaataagtgagtttaagtttaattaaattttatttaaattataaaacgtatgattttattatttttaaataattatcattgtaaaatatctcaaaaatatcatagtttaatttgtttaattattcattatttttaaataattatcattgtaaaatatctcaaaaatatcttattttaatttttttaattatttattatttttaaataattaccattgtaaaatatctaaaaaaatatcttattttaattatttattttattttatttaagtttaagtatttacaaactactgttaaatataagaatattccattaaagttaatattaaaaaaataaataaccgttaaaacaaaaaaaattcgttatctacacacttattatatagaagagatatactagatacaagcaacatgtAATGCTCGTTTGCTTagtagaatttattaattattttttaaaaattttatcattgtcatataaatttcaaataaataaacaatattatatttaaaagaatgacataaatatattaaatgaaaaattaaacaaaaacattatttataatttaaatatatatgtgtaatatgataactttttaaaacatatatgataaactttttgaTAAAATTAAGatgatgtattatatattattattataatgatattttataatatttaaatttatattaatataagtattaaatatctagtcttgtattaaatattattataataataatatttgaattcatattaatataattagtaaaaaattaggattatatattattatc
The genomic region above belongs to Humulus lupulus chromosome 1, drHumLupu1.1, whole genome shotgun sequence and contains:
- the LOC133784663 gene encoding probable leucine-rich repeat receptor-like protein kinase At1g35710, translated to MKIVPRTRFSLLVLLLLHIFVFSLLPLKIASSPRTQAEALIKWKNSLAMEPSTLDSWSNNNINNLCNWTNVVCDGSTREISQIDLSNLKLNGTLDQFNFSPFLNITVFNLNNNGFSGSIPTAIGNLTKLTVLDLSDNYIKGQIPVEISRLTELQYLSLFNNFLEGPIPYQLTNLPKVWYLSLGVNKLENSEWSKFPRMPLLTYLDLNLNNFNSTFPDFITKCGNLSFLDVSRNSWTGPIPEFIFSNLGKLQSFNLTNNQFKGPLSSNISKLSQLTHLHLPNNLLSGEIPQGIGLLHNLEVLELYENSFSGRIPSSIGQLKNLLRLDLHKNLLNSTIPSELGSCTKLVYLALSANSLRGELPLSLSNLNSITEIGLSNNKLSGPLSSALISNWTALTSLQVQHNSLSGHIPKEIGLLKNITLIYLFRNYLSGQIPTEIGNLKELSDLDLSSNHLTGPIPTSLCNLRNLFSVQLFYNNLNGTIPPEIGNLKKLAKLDLSWNHLNGPIPTSLWNLKNLVSVKLFHNNLVGTIPPEIGNLVSLSTFDVNTNRLSGELPVNISSLSNLERFSVFTNNFTGTIPRDFGKNSPKLTYISFSNNSFSGKLPPYLCNGFKLVNLTVNNNSFTGPLPECLRKCTNLKRVRLDENNFTGNITDAFGVHPALDFVRLSDNQFVGQISSTWGKCVTLTNLQMSRNKISGKIPPELGNAKNLQVLSLESNELIGEIPTQLGNLNKLFLLTLSNNHFTGSIPRSLSNLTKLETLDVSANNVSGTIPTWLEDYKFLSSLNLSHNKFSGEIPQELGNLGSLKYMLDLSSNSFTGEIPSNLAKLSSLEILDVSHNKLSGNIPSSFSSMVSLVSVDFSYNNLTGPIPIGKPFENENAFLGNPGLCRDTEGFNLNLCSPTLNNKSSNKILIGVLVPVCALIILASVTVIICLLHQKGRLLDDENRSNDKFEKELKFTFREIVNATEDFSEKYFIGKGGFGSVYKAVLSSGTVAVKRLNVSDSNEVPKSFLNEIKTLTEVRHRNIIKLYGFCSRRGCMYLVYEYIQRGSLAKVLYGLDSEDLIWETRMKIVQGLAHALAYLHHDCSPPIVHRDVTLNNTLLEWDFEPKLSDFGTARMLNPDSSNWTNVQGSYGYMAPELAQTMRVTDKSDVYSFGIVVLELMMGRHPGEMLESLSASTRGLSNGTELLLKDVLDQRLPPPDGELAKAVVFMVTIALSCTRTNPDKRPSMRFVAQELSARIQPYLSEPFGSITMNKLTGFRT